In Synechococcus sp. KORDI-100, a single window of DNA contains:
- a CDS encoding glycosyltransferase codes for MSQGSTPAIAFTIDSLKLGGAERTLLRWAVWCRDAGWRVVVITRKGAERDAYPLPSGLIRRQEPRLSSGFERLGWWAFPARLLALRSLLQEESVSIAVGVTVLPAVKLLLASRGLSMRCLVSERNYPPARSPSLPWRWLRRLTYPWADLHLVQTSTIGAWLQRHCGANRQLLLPNPVIWPLPSHEPVVDPESLLPEGVPVILAAGTKAHQKGFDRLMPMFATLAQRWPHLRLVLLGLSDQPYQGLRQQTWLRGLLGDDADHQQRLLLPGAVGNMADWYARADLFVLPSRFEGFPNVLLEAMAAGCACVASDCPTGPSDLINDNQNGRLLAHDASTDRWIEVLEPLLCDASQRSRFAQQAVSVRERFGETRLRSTFLAALEGVNHG; via the coding sequence ATGAGCCAGGGGTCGACTCCAGCGATCGCCTTCACGATCGACTCGCTCAAGCTCGGTGGCGCTGAGCGGACCCTGCTCCGCTGGGCTGTCTGGTGTCGGGACGCCGGCTGGCGGGTGGTGGTGATCACCCGTAAAGGAGCGGAGCGTGATGCCTACCCGCTGCCGTCCGGCTTGATTCGACGTCAGGAGCCTCGGCTCTCCTCCGGTTTCGAGCGCCTGGGTTGGTGGGCGTTCCCGGCCAGGCTGCTGGCTCTGAGATCCTTGCTGCAAGAGGAGTCTGTCTCGATCGCTGTCGGCGTCACGGTGCTTCCAGCCGTGAAGCTTCTGCTGGCCAGCCGCGGTCTGTCCATGCGATGCCTGGTGTCGGAACGCAACTATCCACCGGCCCGCTCGCCCTCCCTGCCATGGCGTTGGCTGCGGCGTCTCACTTACCCGTGGGCGGATCTTCATCTTGTTCAGACGTCAACGATCGGCGCCTGGTTGCAGCGTCACTGCGGTGCGAATCGCCAGTTGCTGCTTCCCAATCCTGTGATCTGGCCACTCCCCAGTCATGAGCCGGTCGTGGATCCTGAATCCCTTCTGCCGGAGGGCGTTCCGGTGATCCTGGCGGCGGGGACGAAAGCGCACCAGAAGGGTTTTGATCGCCTGATGCCGATGTTCGCCACCCTTGCCCAACGCTGGCCCCACCTGCGGCTGGTGTTGTTGGGGTTGAGCGATCAGCCTTATCAGGGCCTCCGACAGCAGACCTGGTTGCGAGGTCTGCTGGGCGACGATGCGGATCATCAGCAGAGGCTGCTGCTGCCAGGAGCTGTCGGCAACATGGCCGACTGGTACGCAAGGGCTGACCTGTTCGTGTTGCCATCACGCTTTGAGGGCTTCCCCAATGTTCTGCTCGAGGCCATGGCGGCAGGATGTGCCTGTGTGGCGAGTGATTGTCCGACCGGTCCCTCCGATCTGATCAACGACAACCAGAACGGACGCCTCTTGGCGCATGATGCGTCGACAGATCGATGGATCGAGGTGCTTGAGCCTCTGCTTTGCGATGCATCCCAGCGTTCCCGGTTCGCGCAGCAGGCAGTGTCCGTGCGAGAGCGTTTTGGAGAGACCCGGCTTCGCTCCACGTTTCTGGCTGCTCTTGAGGGGGTGAACCATGGATGA
- a CDS encoding glycosyltransferase — MADVILLSTADWDHPLWTNKQHLAVSLADAGHRVLYVDSLGVRSARAGRSDAGRILRRLRRSLAPLREVRERIWVLSPLVLPGQISGLAGRLNRWSLNLALFWADWCLDLRTPLLWTFNPNTRFYLKLGRFHSTIYHCVDRIQAQPGMPVAALETAEQDLCGAVNAVFTTAPQLQKTLAPLNAGTHLFGNVADAGHFAQARSDLVQRPRDLPTSDGPCLMFIGAIDAYKLDLPLFEALVAGNPQWTFVLIGPVGETDPSTDASALTAHANAHWLGPKPYSELPAYLAAADVALLPLQLNDYTRHMYPMKFFEYLAAGCPVVSTAIPSLLDQADVACLCPPEVEPFQAAIAALLKGDGPSLEQRLARAVRFTYESRTASMLDCLDAHGLMPADPAPPQAMPYHRVRRQLRAGWFAESLGLLMAQGLERAGASRLSQRLLDGLLIRSPDRVVWLAGRARQALAAGDHDSGRQLIERIWQLDGEAELLHQLLFRRGSRPGDRTDQLAMFDALASSTVLPLHFAGYCRVVRTYRAIDSKEPATLERCCSALARIIDQLEQDPNTYRCLRPNRENRAKLLISAHLTRLRGLMALQDHSGLDQAASELVRCAGRYDPFAIDRTTATRMTRNMMRCLAIAAVMAWHASDSRRMDAVLEQAERLRTACFADRFDAISQRTQEDHRGFADQMLERLRGCRWSMDPSARLPSADAFVEPLLLVYFPVLRPDRAEKAWRFLTALSGQSAA, encoded by the coding sequence ATGGCTGATGTCATCCTTCTGTCCACGGCGGACTGGGACCATCCGCTCTGGACGAACAAGCAGCATCTGGCTGTTTCCCTTGCTGATGCGGGCCACAGGGTTCTTTACGTCGATTCACTTGGGGTTCGCTCCGCCCGTGCCGGCCGTTCCGATGCCGGACGCATCCTGCGCAGACTGCGTCGCAGCCTGGCGCCACTTCGGGAGGTCCGTGAGCGGATCTGGGTGCTCTCGCCCCTCGTGCTGCCTGGACAGATCAGTGGTTTGGCGGGCCGGCTCAATCGCTGGAGCCTGAATCTGGCGCTGTTCTGGGCGGATTGGTGCCTGGATCTTCGAACGCCGTTGCTGTGGACCTTCAACCCCAACACGCGCTTCTACCTGAAGCTCGGACGCTTCCATTCCACGATTTATCACTGCGTTGATCGCATCCAGGCGCAACCGGGCATGCCCGTCGCCGCTCTCGAGACCGCTGAACAGGATCTGTGCGGGGCGGTGAATGCTGTCTTCACCACCGCACCGCAATTGCAGAAGACCCTGGCACCTCTCAACGCAGGCACGCATCTGTTCGGCAATGTCGCCGATGCCGGCCATTTCGCTCAGGCCCGCTCCGACCTTGTCCAGCGGCCCAGGGATCTGCCGACCAGCGATGGGCCATGTCTGATGTTCATCGGTGCCATCGATGCCTACAAGCTCGACCTGCCGCTGTTCGAAGCTTTGGTGGCTGGGAATCCCCAGTGGACCTTTGTTCTGATCGGCCCTGTCGGGGAGACCGATCCCAGCACTGACGCATCGGCTCTGACGGCGCATGCCAACGCCCACTGGCTCGGCCCCAAGCCCTACAGCGAGCTGCCGGCCTATCTGGCTGCAGCCGACGTCGCTCTTCTGCCGCTGCAGCTAAACGACTACACCCGCCATATGTACCCGATGAAATTCTTCGAGTACCTGGCGGCCGGCTGCCCGGTGGTGTCCACCGCCATTCCTTCCCTGTTGGATCAGGCGGATGTGGCCTGTCTCTGTCCCCCGGAGGTTGAACCGTTCCAGGCGGCGATTGCTGCCCTCCTGAAAGGCGATGGTCCTTCGCTTGAACAGCGTCTGGCACGGGCGGTGCGGTTCACCTACGAGAGCCGCACCGCCTCGATGCTGGACTGCCTCGACGCCCATGGGCTGATGCCGGCAGATCCAGCGCCGCCTCAGGCGATGCCTTATCACCGTGTGCGGCGTCAGCTGCGGGCCGGATGGTTCGCCGAGAGCCTGGGTCTTCTGATGGCGCAAGGACTCGAGCGGGCTGGAGCGTCAAGGCTCAGCCAACGACTCCTGGATGGGCTGCTGATCCGATCTCCCGATCGTGTTGTCTGGCTGGCGGGGCGGGCCAGGCAGGCCTTGGCTGCCGGCGACCACGACAGCGGCCGTCAACTGATCGAGCGGATCTGGCAGCTCGATGGTGAGGCTGAGCTGCTTCATCAGCTTCTCTTCCGACGGGGATCCCGTCCAGGTGATCGAACAGATCAGTTGGCGATGTTCGATGCTCTGGCATCCAGCACCGTGCTGCCGCTTCATTTCGCCGGCTATTGCCGTGTTGTGCGGACCTACCGAGCCATCGATTCCAAGGAACCGGCGACTCTGGAGCGATGTTGCAGCGCATTGGCCCGGATCATCGACCAGCTCGAACAGGATCCGAACACCTATCGCTGCCTGAGGCCGAATCGTGAAAACCGGGCCAAGTTGCTGATCTCCGCTCACCTCACCAGGTTGCGTGGCCTGATGGCCCTTCAGGACCACTCTGGCCTCGATCAGGCGGCTAGCGAGCTCGTCCGCTGTGCCGGGCGTTACGACCCGTTCGCGATTGATCGCACCACGGCAACCCGGATGACCCGCAACATGATGCGCTGTCTGGCGATTGCAGCTGTGATGGCATGGCATGCCTCCGACAGCCGACGCATGGATGCGGTTCTGGAGCAGGCTGAGCGCTTGCGAACGGCCTGTTTTGCCGATCGCTTCGATGCCATCTCGCAACGGACGCAGGAGGACCATCGTGGCTTTGCCGATCAGATGCTGGAAAGGCTGCGCGGTTGCCGATGGTCCATGGACCCGTCAGCCAGGCTGCCGTCAGCAGACGCGTTTGTTGAGCCGCTTCTGCTCGTCTATTTCCCGGTGCTGCGTCCAGACCGTGCCGAAAAGGCCTGGCGTTTTCTCACGGCTCTGAGCGGCCAGTCCGCGGCATGA
- a CDS encoding glycosyltransferase, protein MDDLWVVLPHLGAGGAQKVGLLAAEHFAEQGMKVRVLSLRPEHPVKHRLPANVRMLDIDLHPDAEDVHPWLRDVWDRSLLARGRRFSIAQLIKLRRFAIRLITPLLLRALQMGLPWFDRRLEPGRDGLVNGLLEHCMRSAGGLRYVRLKQLLAEQRPRRVLALLSKTNILCCSAAWDLPIHLVVSERNDPRLQTMDHLWRWLRMVYYRRADVVTANTEGVLDALQDMGAWRRLELLPNPLPNAVRTDQPPSTADRRRQILAVARLVPQKGLDVLLRAFASLPRSVRDGWTVVLVGDGPERERLQTLGETLSIAEAVAFEGFQSNPLSYMHSAAIFALPSRFEGMPNALLEAMASGLPAVVTDASPGPLEMVTDGRNGLVVPTEDPVAFAAALQRLMLTEEQRTQLGEAAQQTLRSMEWPVVEPLWRSVLGFDPL, encoded by the coding sequence ATGGATGACCTTTGGGTTGTTCTTCCCCATCTGGGTGCTGGAGGTGCCCAGAAAGTCGGGCTTCTCGCCGCTGAGCACTTCGCCGAGCAGGGGATGAAGGTGCGGGTGCTGTCCCTGCGACCGGAGCATCCCGTCAAGCATCGACTTCCCGCCAATGTGCGCATGCTCGACATCGATCTCCATCCGGATGCTGAGGACGTGCACCCCTGGCTGCGGGATGTGTGGGACCGATCCCTGCTTGCCAGAGGGCGTCGCTTCAGCATTGCTCAGCTGATCAAGCTGCGCCGGTTCGCGATCCGTTTGATCACGCCTCTGCTGCTGCGTGCCCTTCAGATGGGGCTTCCCTGGTTTGATCGACGGCTGGAGCCCGGACGTGACGGCCTGGTCAATGGGCTGCTGGAACACTGCATGCGCAGCGCCGGGGGTCTGCGGTATGTCCGCCTCAAGCAGCTCCTGGCTGAGCAACGACCACGCCGCGTGCTGGCGCTGCTCAGCAAAACCAACATTCTCTGCTGCTCAGCAGCCTGGGATCTGCCGATTCACCTGGTGGTGTCGGAACGCAATGATCCGCGTCTGCAGACGATGGATCACCTCTGGCGCTGGCTGCGCATGGTGTACTACCGCCGTGCCGATGTTGTGACCGCCAACACAGAGGGTGTTCTGGATGCTTTGCAGGACATGGGGGCCTGGCGTCGCCTGGAATTGCTGCCCAATCCACTGCCCAATGCGGTCAGGACCGATCAACCGCCATCCACCGCAGATCGTCGTCGTCAGATTCTGGCGGTGGCCCGGCTGGTCCCGCAGAAAGGCCTGGATGTGCTGCTGCGGGCCTTTGCCTCGCTGCCCAGGAGTGTTCGCGATGGCTGGACCGTGGTCCTGGTGGGGGATGGCCCTGAGCGGGAGAGGCTGCAGACACTCGGGGAAACCCTGTCGATCGCTGAGGCGGTGGCGTTCGAGGGATTTCAGTCGAACCCTCTGAGTTACATGCATTCCGCCGCCATCTTTGCCCTGCCATCCAGGTTCGAGGGAATGCCCAATGCCTTGCTGGAAGCCATGGCTTCCGGGTTGCCAGCGGTCGTGACCGATGCTTCCCCAGGGCCGCTCGAGATGGTGACGGACGGTCGCAATGGCCTTGTGGTGCCGACGGAGGATCCCGTTGCGTTTGCGGCGGCTCTCCAAAGGCTGATGCTGACTGAGGAACAGCGGACTCAGCTGGGAGAAGCGGCGCAGCAGACGCTGCGATCAATGGAATGGCCCGTGGTGGAGCCACTCTGGAGGTCCGTGCTCGGCTTCGACCCGCTCTGA
- a CDS encoding glycosyltransferase, translated as MARGGATLEVRARLRPALMGSGFPSTSPASVSRRLLILAPTRRVASETFIRANLERLPFSIDAYFGDETPLGRPRRCLYGVAVLISKVLSRLGLLRLASLPPSAVALLLIRHHQPDLVLVEFGFHAVRVMELAAWCNRPMVVHFRGADASADRYLKRLQKRYRRLLTLTSAVIVKSDVMKKTLARLGVGAQPVLISPSGADERRFHGAAPADNPPRFLAVGRFVEKKGPMETLEAFRILRESHPLGDQASLVMVGAGPLLEPVQRRVLALGLDGSVCFPGMLAPEDVADQMRQARAFLQHSRTAADGDQEGCPVAVMEAQLCGLPVVATLHGGIPDVVRHGVSGFLVPEGDVRGMADAMLRLTVDPALAQTMGSAGRDQALSSYTVQHHIDQISALLKSLVRSL; from the coding sequence ATGGCCCGTGGTGGAGCCACTCTGGAGGTCCGTGCTCGGCTTCGACCCGCTCTGATGGGCAGCGGCTTTCCGTCAACGTCGCCTGCGAGCGTCAGTCGGCGACTTCTCATCCTTGCGCCCACCCGTCGCGTGGCAAGCGAAACGTTCATCCGCGCCAATTTGGAGCGTTTGCCGTTTTCGATCGACGCCTATTTCGGTGATGAAACGCCATTGGGTCGACCACGTCGCTGCCTCTACGGCGTTGCGGTTCTGATCAGCAAAGTGCTGAGCCGTCTCGGCCTGCTTCGCCTGGCCTCCCTACCTCCGTCCGCTGTGGCGCTCCTGTTGATTCGCCACCACCAGCCGGACCTTGTGCTTGTGGAATTCGGATTTCATGCCGTTCGGGTGATGGAGCTGGCGGCCTGGTGCAATCGGCCGATGGTTGTTCATTTTCGAGGTGCCGATGCTTCGGCGGATCGATACCTGAAGCGACTTCAGAAGCGTTACCGCCGACTTCTGACCCTCACATCTGCCGTGATCGTCAAGAGCGACGTGATGAAAAAGACCCTGGCCAGGCTTGGTGTCGGCGCTCAACCGGTCCTGATCAGCCCATCCGGCGCTGATGAACGTCGTTTCCACGGTGCAGCGCCGGCGGACAACCCGCCGCGTTTTCTGGCGGTGGGTCGTTTTGTTGAGAAGAAAGGTCCAATGGAGACCCTTGAAGCCTTCCGGATCCTGCGGGAGTCACACCCGCTGGGAGATCAGGCTTCGCTGGTGATGGTGGGAGCCGGTCCCCTGCTTGAACCGGTCCAGAGGCGGGTGCTTGCCCTGGGCCTCGATGGATCCGTGTGTTTCCCAGGGATGCTTGCGCCGGAGGATGTGGCGGATCAGATGCGTCAGGCCAGGGCTTTCCTGCAGCACTCACGCACAGCCGCTGACGGGGATCAGGAGGGATGCCCAGTGGCGGTGATGGAGGCTCAGCTCTGCGGTCTGCCTGTGGTGGCAACCCTTCATGGGGGGATTCCTGACGTCGTCCGACATGGCGTGAGCGGATTCCTGGTCCCCGAGGGGGATGTTCGTGGGATGGCTGATGCGATGCTGCGTCTGACGGTTGACCCGGCTCTGGCACAAACGATGGGTTCCGCTGGACGCGATCAGGCACTGTCGTCGTACACCGTGCAGCATCACATCGACCAGATCAGCGCCCTGTTGAAGTCCCTGGTGCGTTCGCTCTGA
- a CDS encoding ABC transporter ATP-binding protein — MPVLQSQTWNELSTLLRELSPKRRKFLVVVLVASLFQGVIDILLVGLLARLVGLLSGAKLGDQIPGIRFFGGGFLDQAGWIVVLLIASFWFASAVRFSVALLEALLAADIWSDLVNKVYSNLLMQNYEFFTQKRTAVLSERFNRILTRVTSAVISPVIAIAGNVLSVSALLFGVAVALGGKAITIFVFLLVAYLIASLIITPYLRLFLRQKMRYTRRIRLTFGESLRSMRDIQLYSSHQFFVDRFMRDGTIAKRNDRLANLLPNVPKFLIEPAGISILFLVGLAPALLSGDSEQLREAMPELATVLLVLLRISGPLQSMFRSLNRLRGGLPEVKDALELLCMRPGRLSLANPAVPSPDGVMPRRLIELRDVSYAYGHSGSPVLRNVDLSIPVGSRIALVGKTGSGKTTIAHLLLGLFKPDSGELLLDGLPVSDEEMPAWQANCAFVPQQIRLLDASVRENVAFCANPDDIDDDEVWAALKAAQFADYVGDMPYGLFTMCGENGMKLSGGQRQRLSLARAFYRNAKLLVLDEATSALDNKTEHDVMQALELVGRRCTMVVIAHRLSTVKKCDRIYEIADGGIHASGDFDTLRSMSTSFREMAMLDEG, encoded by the coding sequence ATGCCCGTTTTGCAGAGCCAGACCTGGAACGAGCTGAGCACTCTGCTCCGTGAACTGTCGCCAAAACGTCGGAAGTTTTTAGTTGTCGTCCTGGTCGCCTCCCTGTTTCAGGGAGTGATCGACATCCTGCTGGTGGGTTTGCTGGCACGCCTTGTCGGCCTTCTGTCAGGCGCAAAGCTTGGTGACCAGATTCCCGGCATTCGCTTCTTCGGCGGTGGCTTTCTGGATCAGGCCGGTTGGATTGTCGTGTTGCTGATTGCGTCCTTCTGGTTCGCTTCAGCGGTTCGCTTCAGCGTTGCTCTGTTGGAGGCCCTGCTCGCGGCTGACATCTGGTCTGATCTGGTCAACAAGGTGTACAGCAACCTGTTGATGCAGAACTACGAATTCTTCACGCAGAAGCGCACCGCTGTGCTGTCGGAGCGGTTCAACCGCATCCTCACGAGGGTCACGTCCGCCGTGATCTCTCCGGTGATTGCGATTGCGGGAAACGTTCTCAGTGTTTCGGCTCTTCTGTTCGGTGTCGCTGTTGCTCTTGGGGGCAAGGCGATCACCATTTTTGTGTTTCTGCTGGTGGCGTATCTGATCGCCTCGTTGATCATCACGCCGTATCTGCGCCTATTTCTGCGTCAGAAGATGCGGTACACGCGGCGAATCCGGCTCACGTTCGGCGAATCGCTCCGTTCGATGAGGGATATCCAGCTGTACTCCTCCCATCAGTTCTTTGTTGACCGTTTCATGCGCGATGGAACCATCGCCAAACGCAATGATCGGCTGGCCAACCTCCTCCCGAATGTTCCGAAGTTTCTGATCGAGCCAGCCGGTATCTCGATTCTGTTTCTGGTGGGTTTGGCGCCCGCTCTCCTCAGTGGTGACAGTGAGCAGCTCAGGGAGGCGATGCCTGAGCTGGCCACTGTGCTCTTGGTGTTGCTGCGCATCTCCGGTCCCCTCCAGTCGATGTTTCGCAGCCTCAATCGTCTGCGTGGTGGTCTGCCGGAGGTCAAGGATGCGCTGGAGCTGTTGTGCATGAGGCCAGGCAGGCTGTCTCTTGCCAATCCGGCTGTGCCCTCCCCGGATGGTGTGATGCCTCGTCGTCTGATCGAGCTGCGGGATGTGAGTTATGCCTATGGCCACTCGGGATCGCCTGTTCTGCGGAATGTCGATCTGTCGATCCCCGTGGGCTCCCGCATCGCACTGGTGGGGAAGACCGGCAGCGGCAAGACCACCATTGCCCATCTGCTCCTGGGTCTGTTCAAGCCTGACTCGGGTGAACTTCTGCTGGATGGACTGCCGGTCTCCGATGAGGAGATGCCGGCCTGGCAGGCCAACTGCGCTTTCGTGCCTCAGCAGATCCGATTGCTGGATGCCAGTGTCCGCGAGAACGTGGCCTTCTGTGCCAACCCCGACGACATCGATGACGACGAGGTCTGGGCGGCACTCAAGGCAGCACAGTTTGCCGATTACGTCGGCGACATGCCCTATGGACTGTTCACGATGTGCGGTGAGAACGGGATGAAGCTCTCCGGTGGCCAGCGTCAGCGGTTGTCTCTGGCGAGAGCGTTCTATCGGAATGCCAAGTTGCTGGTTCTCGACGAAGCCACCAGTGCCCTTGACAACAAGACAGAGCACGACGTGATGCAGGCTCTGGAACTGGTGGGACGTCGCTGCACGATGGTGGTGATCGCCCACCGCCTGTCCACGGTCAAGAAATGTGATCGCATCTACGAAATCGCCGACGGCGGCATTCATGCCTCCGGCGATTTCGACACGTTGCGGTCGATGTCCACCAGTTTCCGTGAAATGGCCATGCTGGATGAAGGCTGA
- a CDS encoding sulfotransferase domain-containing protein — translation MSMLDRFFSRIHDDQLRGTLVSFPKSGRTWVRVMLDRLHLSIRYTHDGSEHKLGAHFQSLNSCGLDPKDQPLVFLHRDPRDTAVSGFFQKSLRIDQGYEGDLSHFIRDPHHGIEKVLVFNLAWIEHCSRSDNTHRTLSYEALRANTADGLSALVATYMPSRPINRRRICREVDRASFERMQQQEKQGVFARRYKKALTPVDPENKESFKVRRGKVGGFKDYFSEQDLAFADQLLQRYDYFDRLASAHLAALI, via the coding sequence ATGTCGATGCTTGATCGTTTTTTTTCAAGGATTCATGATGATCAGCTTCGTGGAACGTTGGTCTCTTTCCCGAAATCTGGCCGCACCTGGGTGCGTGTGATGCTTGATCGTTTACATCTCTCGATTCGTTACACCCACGATGGCAGCGAACATAAATTAGGCGCACATTTTCAGTCATTGAATAGCTGTGGCCTGGATCCCAAGGATCAGCCTCTCGTCTTCCTTCACCGGGATCCGAGAGATACGGCTGTGTCGGGCTTCTTCCAGAAATCGTTGCGTATCGACCAGGGATATGAGGGTGATCTGTCGCACTTCATCCGCGATCCACATCACGGCATTGAAAAAGTCCTGGTGTTCAATCTGGCCTGGATCGAGCATTGCTCCCGCTCAGACAATACCCATCGAACCCTGTCCTATGAGGCGTTGCGCGCCAATACAGCGGATGGTTTGTCCGCTTTGGTTGCGACCTACATGCCATCGCGACCCATCAACCGGCGCCGGATCTGCAGGGAGGTAGATCGGGCCAGTTTCGAGCGGATGCAGCAGCAGGAAAAACAAGGTGTGTTTGCAAGACGCTACAAGAAAGCCTTGACACCAGTTGATCCTGAGAACAAGGAGAGTTTCAAAGTCAGACGCGGAAAAGTTGGTGGGTTTAAGGATTATTTTTCAGAGCAAGATCTTGCTTTTGCTGATCAACTCCTTCAGCGTTACGACTACTTTGATCGCTTGGCGTCCGCCCATCTGGCTGCGCTGATTTAA
- a CDS encoding sulfotransferase, whose product MRDPSIQLIYITSRGHSGSTLLSQLIGSHSRVLCVGEIKMLINPDPQRKLCCCHRQPPDQCPFWSAVQDHLIKAIGKRFMQLDLSGNDALTFRQDNQALFEAVASVSGCSVIVDSSKSIQRAMALHQAFAQHSGLQINIVHLHRGPLGSLNSALKKGDDLRRSAYNYNQMFFRTREHLKSCRSLFVTYERLATRPRPQLQTVMEFVGLSFEEAQFNWRAQQHRDIHGNIMRFGTSDRIRLDRKWLWELSWRQILVIMAWTMPVRLRSEALFERMRDWIKYGDWQSLLGKQ is encoded by the coding sequence ATGCGGGATCCATCGATTCAGCTGATCTACATCACAAGCCGCGGACACAGTGGCTCCACGCTTCTGAGTCAGCTGATCGGTTCCCACAGTCGCGTGCTCTGTGTTGGCGAGATCAAGATGTTGATCAACCCGGATCCGCAGCGAAAACTGTGTTGCTGTCATCGCCAGCCCCCTGATCAGTGTCCGTTCTGGAGCGCTGTCCAGGACCATCTGATCAAGGCGATCGGCAAGCGATTCATGCAGCTTGATCTGAGCGGGAATGATGCGTTGACCTTTCGCCAGGACAATCAGGCGTTGTTTGAGGCGGTGGCATCCGTCAGCGGTTGCTCCGTCATTGTTGACTCTTCGAAATCAATCCAGCGAGCGATGGCCTTGCATCAGGCGTTTGCTCAACATTCCGGGCTGCAGATCAACATTGTGCATCTGCATCGTGGTCCTCTTGGTTCCCTCAACAGTGCATTGAAAAAAGGAGACGATCTGCGTCGCTCCGCATACAACTACAACCAGATGTTTTTTCGAACCCGAGAGCATTTGAAATCCTGTCGCAGCCTCTTTGTCACCTACGAACGACTGGCGACACGACCGCGACCTCAGTTGCAAACCGTCATGGAGTTTGTCGGTTTGTCGTTTGAAGAGGCTCAGTTCAACTGGCGTGCACAACAGCATCGCGATATTCACGGCAACATCATGCGTTTTGGAACCTCGGATCGAATCCGCTTGGATCGAAAGTGGTTATGGGAACTTTCATGGCGGCAGATCCTTGTGATTATGGCCTGGACGATGCCGGTACGGTTAAGAAGTGAGGCCTTGTTTGAAAGGATGCGCGACTGGATCAAATATGGTGACTGGCAGTCTTTACTGGGGAAACAATAA
- a CDS encoding sulfotransferase: MALSRTNRQRLCLLLIRGLGHSGTTILDLALGAHPQVMGLGEAARILATPKPGEEGRAPAMLRGPRRRERICTCGVSAADCPIWGPALDWLESHEAWTLPDKMRHLMHLAAALPTARGEGPHRVLVDSFQDELVLPQSMPSDVDVRVIHLVRDVRSWLHSRLKSARQSGKPFSELRTLLRWWYVNRKFDRVLQQCGRPVFRLGYEELALQPERSLQLVCAWLNLPFSEQMLAPGAHSTSHLLSGNRMRFDRDRSRAIRYDAAWMASRDWPIQISVLVPGVAALNRKLVYSNKLINPG; this comes from the coding sequence GTGGCACTGTCTCGAACCAATCGCCAACGACTCTGTTTGCTGCTCATCCGAGGGCTGGGTCACAGCGGCACCACGATTCTTGATCTTGCCCTTGGTGCCCATCCGCAGGTGATGGGTCTTGGAGAGGCCGCCAGGATTCTGGCGACCCCGAAGCCTGGTGAAGAGGGTCGTGCCCCTGCCATGCTGCGCGGGCCACGTCGACGGGAAAGAATTTGCACCTGCGGGGTTTCAGCAGCGGATTGCCCGATCTGGGGCCCGGCCCTGGATTGGTTGGAATCGCACGAAGCCTGGACCTTGCCCGACAAGATGCGACATCTGATGCATCTGGCCGCGGCCTTGCCAACGGCTCGCGGCGAGGGGCCTCACCGAGTGCTGGTGGACTCTTTTCAGGATGAGCTTGTCTTGCCCCAGTCCATGCCGTCCGATGTGGACGTACGGGTGATTCATCTGGTGCGCGATGTCCGCTCCTGGTTGCATTCCCGTCTCAAATCCGCCCGTCAGTCAGGAAAACCCTTCTCAGAGCTCAGGACGCTGCTGCGTTGGTGGTACGTGAATCGCAAATTCGATCGCGTGCTGCAGCAGTGCGGCAGGCCTGTGTTTCGATTGGGTTACGAGGAATTGGCGTTGCAACCTGAGCGTTCGCTTCAACTGGTGTGCGCTTGGTTGAACCTGCCCTTTTCTGAACAGATGTTGGCGCCCGGAGCCCACAGCACCAGTCATCTGCTGTCAGGAAATCGGATGCGATTTGATCGCGATCGCTCTCGCGCAATCCGTTACGACGCGGCCTGGATGGCCTCGCGGGACTGGCCGATCCAGATTTCAGTGCTGGTTCCAGGAGTTGCTGCCTTGAATCGGAAACTGGTGTATTCCAACAAGCTCATCAATCCTGGTTAG